A genomic stretch from Eptesicus fuscus isolate TK198812 chromosome 15, DD_ASM_mEF_20220401, whole genome shotgun sequence includes:
- the CDK9 gene encoding cyclin-dependent kinase 9 — protein sequence MQRDAPPRAPAPAPRLPAPPIGVAASSGGGGGGGSGGGGGASAAPVPPGLPGTTSPRGPGGGRRTEEAGSAPRGRKWPWRRKWRGRGGAWSTAAGPGAGAAASAAAGGGGGALEAAMAKQYDSVECPFCDEVTKYEKLTKIGQGTFGEVFKAKHRLTGQKVALKKVLMENEKEGFPITALREIKILQLLKHENVVNLIEICRTKASPYNRCKGSIYLVFDFCEHDLAGLLSNVLVKFTLSEIKKVMQMLLNGLYYIHRNKILHRDMKAANVLITRDGVLKLADFGLARAFSLAKNSQPNRYTNRVVTLWYRPPELLLGERDYGPPIDLWGAGCIMAEMWTRSPIMQGNTEQHQLALISQLCGSITPEVWPNVDKYELFEKLELVKGQKRKVKDRLKAYVRDPYALDLIDKLLVLDPAQRIDSDDALNHDFFWSDPMPSDLKGMLSTHLTSMFEYLAPPRRKGSQITQPSTNQSRNPTNTNQTEFERVF from the exons ATGCAGCGGGACGCACCGCCCCGAGCCCCAGCCCCGGCGCCTCGGCTCCCCGCGCCCCCGATCGGGGTCGCTGCCAGcagtggcggcggcggaggcggggGCAGCGGTGGCGGCGGAGGCGCCTCTGCAGCTCCGGTGCCTCCTGGCCTCCCGGGAACTACAAGTCCCAGGGGGCCTGGCGGCGGCCGACGAACGGAAGAGGCGGGGTCGGCGCCGCGAGGCCGGAAGTGGCCGTGGAGGCGGAAGTGGCGCGGCCGCGGAGGGGCCTGGAGCACGGCGGCGGGACCCGGAGCGGGAGCGGCGGCGTCGGCGGCGGCTGGGGGCGGCGGTGGCGCGTTGGAGGCGGCCATGGCAAAGCAATACGACTCAGTGGAGTGCCCCTTTTGTGATGAGGTGACCAAATATGAGAAGCTCACTAAGATCGGCCAAGGCACTTTTGG GGAGGTGTTTAAGGCAAAGCATCGCTTGACCGGCCAAAAGGTGGCTCTGAAGAAAGTACTGATGGAGAATGAGAAGGAGGGG TTCCCCATTACAGCCTTGCGGGAAATCAAGATCCTCCAGCTCCTAAAACATGAGAACGTGGTCAACTTGATTGAGATCTGTCGAACCAAAG CTTCCCCCTATAACCGCTGCAAAGGCAGTATATACCTGGTGTTCGACTTCTGCGAGCATGACCTTGCTGGGCTGCTGAGCAACGTGTTAGTCAAGTTCACACTGTCTGAGATCAAGAAGGTCATGCAGATGCTGCTCAATGGCCTCTACTACATCCATAGGAAcaag ATCCTGCACAGGGACATGAAGGCAGCGAACGTGCTCATCACCCGAGACGGGGTCCTGAAACTGGCAGACtttgggctggccagggccttcagtCTGGCCAAGAACAGCCAGCCCAACCGCTATACCAACCGTGTGGTGACACTCTGGTACCGGCCCCCGGAGCTGTTGCTCG GGGAGCGGGACTACGGCCCCCCCATTGACCTGTGGGGTGCTGGGTGCATCATGGCGGAGATGTGGACCCGCAGCCCTATCATGCAGGGCAACACGGAGCAGCACCAGCTTGCCCTCATCAGCCAGCTCTGTGGCTCCATCACCCCTGAG GTGTGGCCAAATGTGGACAAGTACGAGCTGTTCGAGAAACTGGAGCTGGTTAAGGGCCAGAAGCGGAAGGTGAAGGATCGGCTGAAGGCCTATGTGCGCGACCCCTACGCACTGGACCTCATCGACAAGCTGCTGGTGCTGGACCCTGCGCAGCGCATCGACAGCGACGATGCCCTCAACCATGACTTCTTCTGGTCTGACCCCATGCCCTCGGACCTCAAGGGCATGCTCTCCACCCACCTGACATCCATGTTCGAGTACCTGGCGCCACCGCGCCGGAAGGGCAGCCAGATCACCCAGCCTTCCACTAACCAGAGCCGCAATCCCACCAATACCAACCAGACGGAGTTCGAGCGTGTCTTCTGA